From Variimorphobacter saccharofermentans, one genomic window encodes:
- a CDS encoding carbohydrate ABC transporter permease, whose translation MNNVSGKRKKMKLSAMAKREEKWALIFVAAPVIGFLLFMAYPIIFAFFTSLTTWNGAKGLAGMLDRFCGFDNYIKLFGDAKFWKTLLTTTIYLIGIPIGMILGLLLAMGMNRKIPGVRVLRTMYYVPVISSLVAVSILWAWVYNYDYGLLNVIIKSLTGLHGPNWLGDEVLIKVSMIIFMVWKGLGTSIILYLAGLQNIPRSYYEAAMVDGANGFQKFKNITLPLLSPVTFYIMITTLIGGFQVFVEVQVMTTNGGIGYSAATMVYYLYQKAFESYQLGYASAIAIILALIIFVITAINFWGQDKWVKTID comes from the coding sequence TGTTGCTGCTCCCGTGATTGGTTTTTTGTTATTTATGGCATATCCAATTATTTTTGCCTTTTTTACTAGTCTTACAACATGGAATGGGGCAAAAGGACTTGCCGGGATGTTGGACAGGTTTTGTGGATTTGATAACTATATAAAGTTATTTGGCGATGCAAAGTTCTGGAAAACTTTACTGACAACAACGATTTACTTAATCGGAATTCCAATTGGTATGATTTTAGGTTTGTTACTAGCAATGGGAATGAATCGTAAAATTCCCGGAGTGAGAGTGCTACGTACGATGTACTATGTTCCAGTAATCTCATCCCTGGTTGCAGTATCGATTCTGTGGGCATGGGTTTACAATTATGATTATGGTTTATTGAATGTGATAATAAAGAGCCTGACAGGATTACATGGACCGAACTGGTTAGGTGATGAAGTATTAATTAAGGTCTCGATGATTATTTTCATGGTGTGGAAGGGACTAGGTACTTCAATCATCTTGTATCTTGCAGGTCTTCAAAATATACCTCGTTCTTATTATGAGGCCGCTATGGTGGATGGTGCCAACGGATTTCAGAAATTTAAAAACATTACATTACCGTTATTGTCTCCGGTTACCTTTTATATCATGATTACAACCTTAATCGGTGGTTTCCAGGTATTCGTAGAGGTTCAGGTTATGACAACAAACGGTGGTATTGGCTACAGTGCAGCGACGATGGTTTACTACTTGTATCAGAAAGCATTCGAAAGCTATCAGCTTGGTTATGCAAGTGCAATCGCAATTATTCTGGCATTAATCATCTTTGTGATTACCGCAATTAATTTCTGGGGTCAGGATAAATGGGTTAAAACCATAGACTAG